Proteins co-encoded in one Microbacterium hydrocarbonoxydans genomic window:
- a CDS encoding DUF2510 domain-containing protein — MSTPQGWYDAGTPGRQRWWDGAQWTAHEREAPSSSPAMGWYQVGGSTDVRWWDGVMWTPYSIRAGKPRPDALAVEPPAMGLALGIVFVVLGLLQLTAALVSQSAGNFVYPVLLLAAAAVWFIAAGHSLAVRRIPAPQSAPIVDAVVQPLPGELEGPDAGWYPMTGQVSRWWTGTRWSWYLGTKFGARPGHAGPRGYLTSMILGWVVAALALIGVFLAVVGGVMGQSPVAPFLITFGIVIAVIMGGLGAFVLLLTRSRRNALLLPATPPPVR, encoded by the coding sequence ATGTCGACACCGCAGGGTTGGTACGACGCGGGCACGCCCGGGCGGCAGCGCTGGTGGGACGGCGCCCAGTGGACCGCGCACGAGCGGGAAGCGCCATCCTCGTCACCGGCCATGGGCTGGTATCAGGTGGGGGGCTCGACCGACGTCCGCTGGTGGGACGGAGTGATGTGGACGCCGTACAGCATCCGTGCCGGCAAACCGCGCCCGGATGCGCTGGCGGTCGAGCCGCCGGCGATGGGGCTGGCCCTCGGAATCGTGTTCGTCGTGCTCGGCCTGCTGCAGCTGACCGCGGCGCTGGTCTCGCAGAGCGCCGGAAACTTCGTCTACCCGGTGCTGCTGCTCGCGGCGGCCGCGGTCTGGTTCATCGCAGCCGGACATTCCCTCGCCGTGCGCAGGATCCCTGCTCCGCAGTCGGCGCCGATCGTCGACGCGGTCGTTCAGCCTCTGCCCGGGGAGCTCGAGGGGCCCGACGCCGGGTGGTATCCGATGACCGGGCAGGTCAGCCGCTGGTGGACCGGTACTCGATGGAGCTGGTACCTCGGGACGAAGTTCGGTGCGCGTCCGGGGCACGCGGGGCCGCGCGGTTACCTCACATCGATGATCCTCGGCTGGGTCGTGGCTGCGCTCGCACTGATCGGGGTGTTCCTCGCGGTGGTGGGAGGCGTCATGGGACAGAGTCCCGTCGCGCCGTTCCTGATCACCTTCGGTATCGTCATCGCCGTGATCATGGGCGGTCTCGGCGCGTTCGTCCTTCTTCTCACGCGCTCGCGCCGCAACGCGCTGCTCCTTCCGGCGACGCCCCCTCCGGTGCGCTGA
- the mnhG gene encoding monovalent cation/H(+) antiporter subunit G yields MNVFGLAIPDVVIDVAILVLILLGAILCLSAAVGLLRFRDVPSRLHAATKPQVLGLILICLAIALSQRTVGGILFGLAIVAPVVLMQFATAPLSAHIVGRQAYRNGTTDERSLVVDELAESKQTPPAAG; encoded by the coding sequence ATGAACGTGTTCGGTCTCGCCATTCCCGACGTCGTGATCGACGTCGCCATCCTCGTGCTGATCCTGCTCGGCGCGATCCTCTGCCTGTCGGCCGCGGTCGGACTCCTGCGGTTCCGCGACGTGCCGTCCCGACTGCACGCCGCGACGAAGCCGCAGGTACTCGGCCTCATACTCATCTGCCTCGCGATCGCCCTGTCGCAGCGCACCGTCGGCGGCATCCTCTTCGGACTCGCCATCGTCGCTCCCGTCGTGCTCATGCAGTTCGCGACCGCTCCGCTGTCAGCGCACATCGTCGGCCGTCAGGCCTATCGCAACGGCACGACCGACGAGCGGAGTCTCGTGGTCGACGAGCTCGCCGAGTCGAAGCAGACACCGCCCGCCGCGGGCTGA
- a CDS encoding alpha/beta hydrolase, whose product MASSYLAPKGTPVTLLEFEHAGATLIAESFGEGPHTFLLLHGIGMGRSVYLDVVQRLQGRVVALDLPGFGEAPEPTRTLTMERHADLVAAYLRHAGEGPVVVIGHSMGSQIAAELAARHPSLVEAVVLAGPTVNKAARNVAAQASYLLTDLVGERPLVIWRGAREYLRGGPHLIRKIKATIAHQPEKAFARIDCPVLVLRGASDPLAPMSWCREIIDAIPGADLRVIPDHGHGTLISDSAPAATLIQDFADRVWARRSRTRARPPPPARLHPPASHPVNRAERGQNPHLHPHPERFTGSRAGRDNRTPHSPDARHPNLAEVSTPASAHPRQRTRVSAPEGASPEGAARCGASA is encoded by the coding sequence GTGGCCTCCAGTTACCTCGCCCCCAAAGGCACCCCCGTCACGCTGCTGGAGTTCGAGCACGCGGGGGCGACTCTGATCGCCGAGTCGTTCGGCGAGGGACCGCACACCTTCCTGCTGCTGCACGGCATCGGCATGGGCCGCAGCGTCTACCTCGACGTCGTGCAGCGGTTGCAGGGCCGCGTCGTCGCGCTGGATCTGCCGGGCTTCGGTGAAGCTCCCGAACCCACGCGCACCCTCACCATGGAACGTCACGCCGACCTCGTCGCCGCCTATCTGCGGCACGCGGGCGAAGGCCCCGTCGTCGTGATCGGGCACTCGATGGGCAGCCAGATCGCCGCCGAGCTGGCCGCGCGGCATCCGTCGCTCGTCGAGGCTGTGGTGCTCGCCGGCCCCACCGTCAACAAGGCGGCCCGCAACGTCGCCGCTCAGGCCAGCTATCTGCTGACCGACCTCGTGGGCGAACGGCCGCTCGTGATCTGGCGCGGGGCGCGTGAGTACCTGCGTGGCGGCCCGCATCTGATCCGCAAGATCAAGGCCACGATCGCCCATCAGCCCGAGAAGGCGTTCGCGCGCATCGACTGCCCCGTGCTGGTGCTGCGCGGCGCGAGCGATCCGCTGGCGCCGATGAGCTGGTGCCGCGAGATCATCGATGCGATCCCCGGTGCCGACCTGCGGGTGATCCCCGATCACGGCCACGGAACGCTGATCAGCGACTCCGCCCCCGCGGCGACGCTGATCCAGGACTTCGCCGACCGAGTCTGGGCGCGCCGCTCCCGCACCCGCGCCCGCCCGCCTCCGCCCGCCCGTCTCCACCCGCCCGCCTCACATCCGGTCAACCGCGCCGAACGCGGACAGAATCCGCACCTGCATCCGCACCCGGAGCGGTTTACCGGATCCCGCGCGGGCCGAGACAACCGCACCCCACACAGCCCCGACGCCCGGCACCCGAACCTTGCAGAAGTCAGCACACCCGCATCAGCACACCCGCGTCAGCGCACCCGCGTCAGCGCACCGGAGGGGGCGTCGCCGGAAGGAGCAGCGCGTTGCGGCGCGAGCGCGTGA
- a CDS encoding YhgE/Pip family protein: protein MKVPAMIAAELRRLTASKMGVIALIALVCVPILYGGLYLWANQDPYAKFLEVPVALVVDDQGAPEPTTGTEAPTGETVNYGEDVADNLIEGNAFDWQRMSVDEAADALRQGTVDFTVTIPADFSTALTSAAGDDPHQARIELETNDANNYLASSMGTQAVEKIRSSVAQTVGTQAAERLLTGLSDVRDKLIEATDGATQLTDGANTASSGSTTLADGTAQLAAGTAQLVEGANTLASGAQQVSDGNRQLADVADRAGSVVQEATDALPQVRTDISSVLTERGLSPEQIDEVLATLDPLATRLQNGNATVQEAVGKVDQLADGAAALASGASQLASGAGAVAAGASSANDGAAQLRDGLGTLASGTAELRDGLSNGVTAIPESTPELRSQQADTIADPVRVSSDKVASAEDYGAGLAPFFAALSAWIGIYALFLIVKPISRRAVTALHSPIRVTLAGWLTPAMLGAVQMLGLMGILAITLGFTFDNPVGTLGVMIVASATFAAIILALNVWLGSVGQFLGLVLMVLQLVTAGGTFPWQTLPAPLAALHHVLPLGYVVDAMRQLMYGGDLARAGWDLAVLGMWLVGALTLAAIGVTRMTHRRTLRDLQPSLIG from the coding sequence ATGAAGGTTCCCGCCATGATCGCCGCGGAGCTGCGGCGCCTCACCGCCAGCAAGATGGGCGTGATCGCGCTCATCGCACTGGTGTGCGTCCCGATCCTCTACGGCGGCCTGTACCTGTGGGCCAACCAGGACCCGTATGCCAAGTTCCTCGAGGTGCCGGTCGCCCTGGTCGTCGACGACCAGGGCGCACCCGAGCCCACGACAGGCACCGAGGCGCCGACCGGCGAGACCGTCAACTACGGCGAAGACGTGGCCGACAACCTGATCGAGGGCAACGCCTTCGACTGGCAGCGCATGAGCGTCGATGAGGCGGCGGATGCTCTGCGCCAGGGCACCGTGGACTTCACGGTGACGATTCCCGCAGACTTCTCGACGGCGCTGACCTCGGCCGCCGGCGATGACCCGCATCAGGCGCGCATCGAACTCGAGACGAATGACGCGAACAACTATCTCGCCTCCTCCATGGGAACGCAGGCGGTAGAGAAGATCCGCAGCTCCGTGGCGCAGACCGTGGGGACGCAGGCCGCGGAACGCCTCCTCACCGGCCTCAGCGATGTGCGCGACAAACTGATCGAGGCCACCGACGGCGCGACGCAGCTCACCGACGGCGCGAACACCGCCTCGTCGGGCAGCACGACCCTGGCCGATGGCACCGCTCAGCTCGCCGCCGGTACGGCGCAGCTCGTCGAGGGCGCGAACACGCTCGCGTCCGGCGCGCAGCAGGTGAGCGACGGCAACCGTCAGCTCGCCGATGTCGCGGATCGCGCGGGTTCGGTCGTGCAGGAGGCCACGGATGCTCTGCCCCAGGTGCGCACCGACATCTCATCGGTGCTGACAGAGCGCGGGCTCTCGCCCGAACAGATCGACGAGGTGCTCGCGACGCTCGACCCGCTCGCCACCCGTCTGCAGAACGGCAACGCCACGGTGCAGGAAGCGGTCGGCAAGGTCGACCAGCTCGCCGACGGCGCCGCCGCCCTGGCATCCGGAGCCTCGCAGCTGGCATCCGGCGCGGGCGCCGTCGCCGCAGGTGCATCCTCGGCGAACGACGGCGCAGCGCAACTGCGCGACGGCCTGGGAACCCTCGCGAGCGGCACCGCCGAACTGCGCGACGGCCTGTCGAACGGGGTCACCGCGATCCCGGAGTCCACTCCCGAACTCCGCTCGCAGCAGGCCGACACGATCGCCGACCCCGTGAGGGTGTCGAGCGACAAGGTCGCATCGGCCGAGGACTACGGGGCAGGGCTCGCGCCGTTCTTCGCCGCCCTGTCGGCCTGGATCGGCATCTACGCCCTGTTCCTCATCGTGAAGCCGATCTCGCGGCGTGCCGTGACAGCGCTGCACTCACCGATCCGGGTCACGCTCGCGGGCTGGCTGACGCCGGCGATGCTCGGCGCCGTGCAGATGCTCGGCCTCATGGGCATCCTCGCCATCACGCTGGGCTTCACCTTCGACAACCCCGTCGGCACGCTCGGGGTCATGATCGTGGCCTCGGCGACCTTCGCCGCGATCATCCTCGCTCTCAACGTGTGGCTGGGTTCGGTCGGGCAGTTCCTCGGCCTCGTGCTGATGGTGCTGCAGCTGGTGACGGCGGGAGGGACCTTCCCCTGGCAGACGCTCCCGGCGCCGCTCGCGGCCCTGCACCATGTGCTGCCGCTCGGCTACGTCGTCGACGCGATGCGACAGCTCATGTACGGCGGCGATCTGGCTCGCGCGGGCTGGGATCTGGCAGTGCTGGGCATGTGGCTCGTCGGTGCCCTCACGCTCGCGGCCATCGGCGTGACGCGCATGACTCACCGTCGCACGCTGCGCGATCTGCAGCCGAGCCTGATCGGGTGA
- a CDS encoding TetR/AcrR family transcriptional regulator — MTTRAPRRDSVENRAGILDAARSTLAADPRASIDVIARSAGLSRRTLYGHFDDRDALVRELIVSGAQRFNAIAESVTDADSRMALARLAARLWQEAAHVQVAAAIALDEAHVEHTADALAPLRRSVAALVRRGQDDGSFRTDLAAPTLARLIEEVARTVVSRTDASSTGAANLAVRTLLSVAGLSWREADGLLADNPELIDEVTA, encoded by the coding sequence ATGACAACCCGTGCACCTCGCCGCGACTCCGTCGAGAATCGCGCCGGCATCCTCGACGCGGCCCGCTCGACTCTGGCCGCCGACCCCCGCGCCTCGATCGACGTCATCGCACGCAGCGCGGGCCTTTCGCGCCGCACTCTCTACGGGCACTTCGACGACCGTGACGCGCTGGTCCGCGAGCTCATCGTGAGCGGCGCCCAGCGATTCAATGCGATCGCCGAGTCGGTCACCGACGCCGACTCGCGCATGGCTCTGGCCCGCCTCGCCGCCCGCCTCTGGCAGGAGGCCGCGCACGTGCAGGTCGCTGCGGCGATCGCGCTCGACGAAGCGCACGTCGAGCACACAGCCGATGCCCTCGCTCCCCTGCGTCGCAGCGTCGCCGCCCTCGTGCGCCGCGGACAGGACGACGGCAGCTTCCGCACCGATCTCGCGGCACCCACTCTCGCCCGCCTCATCGAAGAGGTCGCGCGCACGGTGGTCTCACGCACCGATGCCTCGAGCACGGGCGCGGCCAACCTCGCGGTGCGCACCCTGCTCAGCGTCGCAGGGCTCTCGTGGCGCGAGGCCGATGGCCTGCTCGCCGACAATCCCGAGCTGATCGACGAGGTCACCGCATGA
- a CDS encoding penicillin acylase family protein: MMKADSTEIVDAPRPSPGDSPRLPLRVRIGRIAFLVVAAVVVAAVAAAFFVTWTIQRSFPQTEGEIALDGLQSQVSVQRDALGVPTITADSTDDLFYAQGFVHAQDRFFEMDFRRHVTSGRVAEMFGESQAATDAFLRTLGWRSVAEAEVAAMDEVTLGYYEAYAAGVNAYLSSRSGAELSLEYAVLGMQNPDYSPEPWEPADSVAWLKAMAWDLRTNIEDETERALLAAQLAEGSDAAETRATLDELYPTYPFDENPVIVPEISTVPAVGTVEPVAFTPDDDGAEMQQAVTTIDWQEASGVIEAASLLIGDVGEGIGSNSWVVSGDLTETGAPLLANDPHLGASLPSVWYQVQLKCSEVTAECPFDVGGFSFSGLPGIVIGHNQQVAWGFTNLTTDVTDLYVERIEGDQYWRDGALVPLETSTETIKVAGGDDIELTIRSTVHGPIISGLTDDFTAIAEDPEPGLAAGGAGGAPVGGEASEYALSLRWTALDPGTSATAIFALSTAQDFDDFRLAASLFDVPAQNLIYADVEGNIGYQAPGRLPVRGAGDGWLPQPGWDSTYDWTGFIPFEELPVSYNPASGYIVTANNAIVTEDYGYFLTKDWDHGYRAARIVDLIERRAAVAPLTAQDMRDIQMDSEMWIGKRLTTALDGVEVDGAGVEDAIDLLRTWDAQNAPSSAPAAYANVLWSNLVQNLFAERDEPLPIGDQGRLFTVVSALLDDPSNRLWANPQLGVTSMEGMLALSAEEAYDELSALQGTNVDAWKWGDLHAITLTSDTFGSSGIAPIEALFNRGPYAVGGGASVVNATGWQLGTSYATTTVPSMRMVVDLANFDDSSWIHLTGASGHAFHEHYTDQTADWATGLQRPWASSAKAVDAAARQTLLLTPAG; the protein is encoded by the coding sequence ATGATGAAAGCAGATTCGACGGAGATCGTCGACGCTCCGCGGCCGTCGCCGGGCGACTCCCCGCGGCTTCCCCTCCGAGTGCGCATCGGCCGCATCGCGTTCCTCGTCGTCGCGGCCGTCGTCGTGGCGGCCGTCGCCGCCGCGTTCTTCGTGACCTGGACCATTCAGCGCTCGTTCCCCCAGACCGAGGGAGAGATCGCTCTCGACGGTCTTCAGAGCCAGGTCAGCGTGCAGCGCGATGCACTCGGAGTGCCGACCATCACGGCCGACTCGACCGATGATCTCTTCTACGCCCAGGGCTTCGTGCACGCTCAGGACCGCTTCTTCGAGATGGACTTCCGCAGGCACGTGACATCGGGGCGCGTCGCCGAGATGTTCGGCGAGTCCCAGGCCGCCACGGATGCGTTCCTGCGCACTCTCGGCTGGCGCTCGGTCGCCGAGGCCGAGGTCGCGGCGATGGACGAGGTGACCCTCGGGTACTACGAGGCCTATGCGGCAGGCGTCAACGCCTACCTCTCCTCTCGGTCGGGGGCCGAGCTGTCACTCGAATATGCCGTTCTGGGCATGCAGAACCCCGACTACTCGCCCGAGCCCTGGGAGCCCGCCGATTCGGTCGCGTGGCTCAAGGCGATGGCCTGGGATCTCCGCACGAACATCGAGGATGAGACCGAGCGCGCCCTGCTGGCCGCACAGCTCGCCGAGGGGTCCGACGCCGCTGAGACGCGAGCGACCCTCGACGAGCTCTACCCCACCTATCCGTTCGACGAGAATCCGGTCATCGTGCCCGAGATCTCCACCGTCCCCGCCGTCGGAACCGTCGAGCCGGTGGCATTCACGCCCGACGACGACGGTGCCGAGATGCAGCAGGCTGTCACCACCATCGACTGGCAGGAGGCCTCCGGTGTGATCGAGGCCGCCAGCCTGCTGATCGGCGACGTGGGCGAGGGGATCGGCTCCAATTCGTGGGTGGTGTCGGGAGACCTGACCGAGACCGGCGCACCGCTGCTCGCCAACGACCCGCACCTCGGAGCATCGCTGCCCTCGGTCTGGTACCAGGTGCAGCTGAAGTGCTCGGAGGTCACCGCCGAGTGCCCGTTCGACGTCGGAGGCTTCTCGTTCTCGGGCCTCCCCGGAATCGTGATCGGTCACAACCAGCAGGTGGCGTGGGGTTTCACCAACCTCACGACCGATGTCACCGACCTCTACGTCGAGCGCATCGAAGGAGACCAGTACTGGCGCGACGGCGCACTGGTGCCGCTCGAGACGAGCACCGAGACCATCAAGGTCGCCGGTGGTGACGACATCGAGCTGACGATCAGATCGACCGTGCACGGTCCCATCATCTCCGGCCTGACGGACGACTTCACCGCGATCGCCGAGGATCCCGAACCCGGGCTGGCCGCAGGCGGCGCGGGCGGCGCACCCGTCGGTGGCGAGGCGTCGGAGTATGCGCTGAGCCTGCGATGGACCGCGCTCGACCCCGGCACGAGCGCCACCGCGATCTTCGCGCTGTCGACCGCACAGGACTTCGACGACTTCCGCCTGGCCGCCTCGCTGTTCGACGTGCCCGCCCAGAACCTCATCTACGCCGATGTCGAGGGCAACATCGGATATCAGGCGCCGGGCCGCCTTCCCGTGCGCGGAGCCGGAGACGGATGGCTGCCGCAGCCCGGGTGGGACAGCACCTACGACTGGACGGGCTTCATCCCGTTCGAGGAGCTGCCGGTGTCGTACAACCCGGCGTCGGGATACATCGTGACCGCGAACAACGCGATCGTGACCGAGGACTACGGGTACTTCCTGACGAAGGACTGGGATCACGGCTACCGCGCCGCACGCATCGTCGACCTGATCGAACGCCGCGCGGCCGTCGCACCACTGACCGCACAGGACATGCGCGACATCCAGATGGACAGCGAGATGTGGATCGGCAAGCGCCTCACCACGGCGCTCGACGGCGTGGAGGTCGACGGCGCGGGAGTCGAGGACGCCATCGATCTGCTCCGCACGTGGGATGCGCAGAACGCGCCCTCGTCGGCACCGGCCGCGTATGCGAACGTGCTGTGGTCGAACCTCGTGCAGAACCTCTTCGCCGAGCGCGACGAACCGCTGCCCATCGGCGACCAGGGACGCCTCTTCACCGTGGTGTCGGCGTTGCTCGACGATCCGTCGAATCGGCTGTGGGCGAATCCGCAGCTCGGCGTCACGAGCATGGAGGGCATGCTCGCTCTCTCCGCCGAAGAGGCGTACGACGAGCTGTCGGCGCTGCAGGGCACGAACGTCGACGCGTGGAAGTGGGGCGATCTGCACGCGATCACCCTCACGAGCGACACGTTCGGCTCGTCGGGGATCGCGCCGATCGAGGCTCTGTTCAACCGTGGACCGTATGCGGTGGGCGGTGGCGCTTCGGTGGTCAACGCGACCGGGTGGCAGCTGGGAACCTCGTATGCCACCACCACCGTGCCGTCGATGCGCATGGTGGTCGACCTGGCGAACTTCGACGACTCGAGCTGGATCCACCTCACGGGCGCCTCCGGCCACGCGTTCCACGAGCACTACACCGACCAGACCGCCGACTGGGCGACCGGCCTGCAGCGTCCGTGGGCCTCATCTGCGAAGGCCGTCGACGCCGCCGCCAGACAGACGCTGCTGCTCACGCCCGCCGGCTAG
- the argG gene encoding argininosuccinate synthase, which produces MSKVLQSLPVGERVGIAFSGGLDTSVAVAWMRDKGAVPYTYTGDLGQYDEDDIESIPGRALEYGAEASRLIDCKTALVEEGLVALSCGAFHIRSGGRTYFNTTPLGRAVTGTLLVRAMKEDGVDIWGDGSTYKGNDIERFYRYGLLANPRLRVYKPWLDADFVTELGGRKEMSEWLVAHDFPYRDSVEKAYSTDANIWGATHEAKTLEHLDVSLETVDPIMGVKFWDPSVAIETEDVSVTFEAGRPVALNGVEYTDPVALVQEANTIGGRHGLGMSDQIENRIIEAKSRGIYEAPAMALLFIAYERLVNGILNEDTLATYHEQGRRLGRLMYEGRWLEPQSLMLRESIQRWVGLTISGTVTIRLRRGDDWTILDTTSPNLSYGPEKLSMERVGDAAFGPVDRIGQLTMRNLDIADSRARLEQYAGLGLVGGATGELVGRVTAGESGEITGSVEEVDENLADAVDTASEGAAFDSGTD; this is translated from the coding sequence ATGTCCAAGGTCCTCCAGTCACTTCCCGTCGGCGAGCGCGTCGGCATCGCCTTCTCCGGAGGACTCGACACCTCCGTCGCCGTCGCGTGGATGCGCGACAAGGGCGCCGTCCCCTACACGTACACCGGCGACCTCGGGCAGTACGACGAAGACGACATCGAGTCGATCCCCGGCCGTGCCCTCGAGTACGGCGCCGAGGCGTCGCGCCTGATCGACTGCAAGACCGCCCTGGTCGAAGAGGGACTGGTCGCCCTGTCGTGCGGTGCCTTCCACATCCGCTCGGGCGGCCGCACCTACTTCAACACCACTCCCCTCGGCCGCGCCGTCACCGGCACGCTGCTGGTGCGCGCCATGAAAGAAGACGGCGTCGACATCTGGGGCGACGGCTCGACCTACAAGGGCAACGACATCGAGCGGTTCTACCGCTACGGACTGCTCGCCAACCCGCGCCTGCGCGTCTATAAGCCGTGGCTCGACGCCGACTTCGTCACCGAGCTCGGCGGCCGCAAGGAGATGAGCGAGTGGCTCGTCGCCCACGACTTCCCCTACCGCGACTCGGTCGAGAAGGCGTACTCCACCGACGCCAACATCTGGGGCGCCACGCACGAGGCGAAGACGCTCGAGCACCTCGACGTCTCGCTCGAGACCGTCGACCCCATCATGGGCGTGAAGTTCTGGGACCCCTCGGTCGCGATCGAGACCGAAGACGTCTCGGTGACGTTCGAGGCCGGCCGCCCCGTCGCACTCAACGGCGTCGAGTACACCGACCCGGTCGCCCTGGTGCAGGAGGCGAACACGATCGGCGGGCGCCACGGCCTCGGCATGAGCGACCAGATCGAGAACCGCATCATCGAGGCCAAGTCGCGCGGCATCTACGAGGCTCCGGCCATGGCGCTGCTCTTCATCGCCTACGAGCGCCTCGTCAACGGCATCCTGAACGAAGACACCCTGGCCACGTACCACGAGCAGGGTCGCCGCCTCGGTCGCCTCATGTACGAGGGCCGCTGGCTCGAGCCGCAGTCGCTCATGCTGCGCGAGTCGATCCAGCGCTGGGTCGGCCTCACGATCTCGGGCACCGTCACGATCCGTCTGCGCCGCGGCGACGACTGGACGATCCTCGACACCACGTCGCCGAACCTGTCGTACGGCCCCGAGAAGCTCTCGATGGAGCGCGTCGGCGACGCCGCCTTCGGTCCGGTCGACCGCATCGGCCAGCTCACGATGCGCAACCTCGACATCGCCGACTCGCGCGCACGCCTCGAGCAGTACGCGGGCCTCGGCCTCGTGGGCGGCGCGACGGGCGAGCTGGTCGGACGCGTCACCGCCGGCGAGTCCGGCGAGATCACCGGATCCGTCGAAGAGGTCGATGAGAACCTCGCGGATGCAGTGGACACCGCATCCGAGGGCGCGGCCTTCGATTCCGGCACCGACTGA
- a CDS encoding GntR family transcriptional regulator translates to MRFQSVQKAPPPSLAGIVFQHVGQQIVDGELAPGDSISDNAVATALGVSRTPVREALQRLERIGMIEFAPSRFTRVTSLAPEDISHWREYVGHQLSALVRTAAARFTEEARSDAADKVDEIAAAGADPERRARASAELYAHLAAHSLNDVHQMMLRETSFAMTRALGAWVIDDERSQQVSWSLDRLSAALRAGDGDAAEQSVRAAYLID, encoded by the coding sequence ATGAGGTTCCAGAGCGTGCAGAAAGCCCCGCCGCCGTCGCTGGCGGGCATCGTGTTCCAGCACGTGGGGCAGCAGATCGTCGACGGGGAGCTGGCTCCCGGCGACTCGATCAGCGACAACGCTGTCGCCACCGCGCTGGGAGTGTCGCGCACCCCGGTTCGTGAGGCGCTGCAGCGCCTGGAGCGGATCGGCATGATCGAGTTCGCTCCGAGCCGATTCACGCGCGTGACCTCACTCGCCCCGGAAGACATCTCTCACTGGCGGGAGTATGTCGGCCACCAGCTGTCCGCGCTCGTGAGGACGGCAGCCGCGCGGTTCACCGAGGAGGCTCGGTCGGACGCCGCAGACAAGGTCGACGAGATCGCTGCCGCCGGCGCAGACCCCGAGCGGCGGGCCCGTGCGTCTGCAGAGCTGTACGCGCATCTCGCGGCGCATTCGCTCAACGACGTGCATCAGATGATGCTGCGCGAGACGTCGTTCGCGATGACCCGGGCACTCGGGGCGTGGGTCATCGATGACGAGCGTTCTCAGCAGGTCTCGTGGTCGCTCGACCGCCTCAGCGCGGCCCTGCGAGCCGGAGACGGTGACGCCGCCGAGCAGAGCGTGAGGGCGGCATACCTGATCGATTGA
- a CDS encoding MFS transporter: MTSHDPDADQTTSGDAKPRFLARMRSGLSDPVLRALFTATAVSRVGRGVFLAVTVLFFTQIIGLSAAQAAIVLAVSSGCGVVASFLGGWLADRWSARRLAFTFELLGGLLLAAYAFAADFTSALVLASLGGFFDSVGHSARSAIIARGFAADRRVHARAVLRTVTNLSIAAGSGFGAIALALGTPEAYRIVIASAGIVCALGSLPLLRLTAAVDAPARARIGQVRTETGSIDTDAAAAARSERKDWNRRSPWRDPRYLLLTVLSAVFGMQFGVAELGMPLWVTENTNAPEVTVALLLIVNTTLVVLFQVRASRGTHDLRVAGRVTMIAGWLMVAACLIYALAAGLPAWAAIVVLVLAMVAHTFAEILSQAGAWGLSFELADQVRAGAYQGVFGMGFSLGALASPIVVNATAITFGFAGWMMLAVIFLAAAAGIWVIARRAAASAPLAV, from the coding sequence GTGACCTCGCACGACCCCGACGCTGATCAGACCACCTCGGGAGACGCGAAGCCGCGATTCCTCGCTCGCATGCGCTCGGGGCTGAGCGATCCGGTGCTGCGGGCGCTCTTCACCGCTACCGCCGTGTCGCGCGTCGGCCGCGGGGTCTTCCTCGCCGTGACCGTGCTGTTCTTCACCCAGATCATCGGGTTGTCGGCGGCTCAGGCAGCCATCGTGCTCGCGGTGTCGAGCGGATGCGGCGTCGTGGCGTCGTTCCTCGGCGGCTGGCTCGCCGACCGGTGGAGTGCCCGACGCCTCGCCTTCACGTTCGAGCTGCTCGGGGGACTCCTGCTCGCGGCCTACGCATTCGCGGCGGACTTCACATCGGCACTCGTGCTCGCGAGCCTCGGCGGCTTCTTCGACTCGGTCGGGCACTCGGCGCGCTCCGCGATCATCGCGCGGGGGTTCGCCGCCGACAGGCGCGTGCATGCGCGAGCGGTGCTGCGTACCGTCACCAATCTCTCGATCGCTGCGGGCTCGGGCTTCGGCGCCATCGCGCTCGCGCTCGGCACACCCGAGGCGTACCGCATCGTCATCGCGAGCGCCGGCATCGTCTGCGCGCTGGGCTCTCTGCCTCTCCTTCGACTCACGGCGGCGGTCGACGCTCCGGCCCGCGCGCGCATCGGGCAGGTGCGCACTGAGACCGGCTCGATCGACACGGATGCGGCGGCCGCTGCGCGCTCGGAGCGCAAGGACTGGAACCGACGCTCACCGTGGCGGGACCCGCGCTATCTTCTGCTGACGGTGCTGTCGGCGGTCTTCGGGATGCAGTTCGGCGTGGCCGAGCTGGGCATGCCGCTCTGGGTGACTGAGAACACGAACGCTCCCGAGGTGACGGTGGCGCTGCTGCTGATCGTGAACACCACACTGGTCGTGCTGTTCCAGGTTCGCGCCTCGCGCGGCACTCACGACCTTCGCGTCGCGGGCAGGGTGACGATGATCGCGGGATGGCTGATGGTCGCCGCCTGCCTGATCTACGCACTGGCGGCCGGCCTCCCCGCCTGGGCGGCGATCGTCGTGCTCGTGCTGGCCATGGTGGCGCACACGTTCGCCGAGATCCTGTCGCAGGCGGGAGCGTGGGGACTCAGCTTCGAGCTGGCAGACCAGGTGCGCGCCGGCGCCTATCAGGGCGTGTTCGGCATGGGCTTCTCGCTCGGCGCGCTCGCATCGCCGATCGTCGTGAACGCCACGGCCATCACCTTCGGATTCGCCGGATGGATGATGCTCGCCGTGATCTTCCTCGCCGCGGCCGCGGGCATCTGGGTCATCGCCCGTCGCGCTGCAGCATCCGCGCCCCTCGCCGTCTGA